The following coding sequences lie in one Streptomyces albofaciens JCM 4342 genomic window:
- a CDS encoding beta-class carbonic anhydrase, which produces MSIPASQPLPPSADSALAPAAGTVTDRLVEANKQYAAAFTDPGMDARPVLKVAVVACMDARLDLHDALGLSLGDCHTIRNAGGVVTDDIIRSLTISQRALGTRSVVLIHHTGCGLLNLTEEFRHELAAEVGQRPNWAVEAFKDLDEDVRQSIERVRTSPFLLHTDDVRGFVFDVTTGLLREVAPK; this is translated from the coding sequence ATGTCGATACCTGCCTCTCAGCCGCTGCCCCCGTCCGCCGACAGCGCCCTGGCCCCCGCGGCCGGCACGGTCACCGACCGCCTCGTGGAGGCCAACAAGCAGTACGCCGCCGCCTTCACCGACCCGGGGATGGACGCCCGGCCGGTCCTCAAGGTCGCCGTGGTGGCCTGCATGGACGCCCGTCTGGACCTCCACGACGCGCTGGGCCTCTCGCTCGGCGACTGCCACACCATCCGCAACGCGGGCGGCGTCGTCACCGACGACATCATCCGCTCCCTGACGATCAGCCAGCGGGCGCTGGGCACCCGCTCGGTCGTGCTCATCCACCACACGGGCTGCGGCCTGCTGAACCTGACCGAGGAGTTCCGCCACGAGCTGGCGGCCGAGGTCGGCCAGCGGCCCAACTGGGCGGTCGAGGCCTTCAAGGACCTCGACGAGGACGTCCGCCAGTCCATCGAGCGCGTACGGACCTCGCCGTTCCTGCTGCACACGGACGATGTGCGGGGCTTCGTCTTCGATGTGACGACCGGTCTGCTGCGGGAGGTCGCCCCGAAGTAG
- the rsmH gene encoding 16S rRNA (cytosine(1402)-N(4))-methyltransferase RsmH, whose translation MSSNDRHVPVMLQRCLDMLAPALAEPGAVVVDCTLGLGGHSEALLATFPAVRLIALDRDPAALKLAGERLAPYGDRATLVHAVYDELPEVLDRLGVPRVQGVLFDLGVSSMQLDEADRGFAYAQDAPLDMRMDQTTGISAAEVLNTYPPGELVRILRAYGEEKQAKRIVEAVVRERAKEPFTNSARLVELIRDALPQAAKRTGGNPAKRTFQALRIEVNAELAAVESAVPAAVRALAVGGRIAVLAYHSLEDRIVKQVLAAGAAHTAPPGLPVVPEQYQPRLKLLTRGAELPTEEEIAENRRAAPARLRGAERIREDIA comes from the coding sequence ATGAGCAGCAACGATCGCCACGTACCCGTCATGCTCCAGCGGTGTCTGGACATGCTCGCCCCCGCGCTCGCCGAGCCCGGCGCGGTCGTCGTCGACTGCACGCTCGGCCTCGGAGGGCACAGCGAGGCGCTGCTCGCCACGTTCCCGGCCGTCCGCCTGATCGCCCTCGACCGCGACCCGGCCGCGCTGAAGCTGGCGGGGGAGCGCCTGGCCCCCTACGGGGACCGCGCCACCCTCGTGCACGCCGTCTACGACGAACTGCCCGAGGTCCTGGACCGCCTCGGCGTCCCGCGCGTCCAGGGCGTCCTGTTCGACCTGGGCGTCTCCTCCATGCAGCTCGACGAGGCCGACCGCGGCTTCGCGTACGCGCAGGACGCGCCGCTCGACATGCGCATGGACCAGACGACCGGCATCAGCGCCGCCGAGGTCCTCAACACCTACCCGCCCGGCGAGCTGGTCCGCATCCTGCGCGCCTACGGGGAGGAGAAGCAGGCCAAGCGGATCGTCGAGGCGGTCGTACGGGAACGCGCCAAGGAGCCCTTCACGAACAGCGCGCGCCTGGTGGAGCTGATCCGCGACGCGCTGCCGCAGGCCGCCAAGCGCACCGGCGGCAACCCCGCCAAGCGCACGTTCCAGGCGCTGCGCATCGAGGTCAACGCCGAGCTGGCCGCCGTGGAGAGCGCCGTGCCGGCCGCCGTGCGGGCCCTCGCCGTGGGCGGCCGGATCGCGGTGCTCGCGTACCACTCGCTGGAGGACCGGATCGTCAAGCAGGTCCTCGCGGCCGGCGCGGCCCACACCGCGCCGCCCGGCCTGCCCGTCGTCCCCGAGCAGTACCAGCCGCGTCTGAAGCTGCTCACCCGGGGCGCCGAGCTGCCGACCGAGGAGGAGATCGCCGAGAACCGGCGCGCGGCCCCCGCCCGGCTGCGCGGCGCCGAGCGCATCCGCGAGGACATCGCGTGA
- a CDS encoding FtsB family cell division protein codes for MNRPGRARSGPGRLSGLFASGPGGTPARTPFVLLVVVLLGSGLITLLLLNSALNQGSFELSKLEKRTDELKDEQQALQQEVDALSAPGALEKRARELGMVPGGSPAFLEPDGTVRGRPSRAPGGGVGPMSAPGPSRLAVPGPRPAPGPAAGPATGPRPSAGPRPSAAPTAPDAPLPDHPMPALTAHGRPFPGAAAGPAPTASGR; via the coding sequence GTGAACCGGCCGGGGCGGGCGCGCTCGGGGCCGGGCCGGCTCTCGGGCCTGTTCGCCTCCGGCCCGGGGGGCACACCGGCGCGTACGCCGTTCGTGCTCCTCGTGGTGGTGCTCCTCGGCTCCGGACTGATCACGCTGCTGCTGCTCAATTCCGCGCTCAACCAGGGCTCCTTCGAACTGAGCAAGCTGGAGAAGCGGACCGACGAGCTGAAGGACGAGCAGCAGGCGCTCCAGCAGGAGGTGGACGCCCTCTCCGCGCCCGGCGCCCTGGAGAAGCGCGCCCGCGAGCTGGGCATGGTCCCGGGCGGCAGCCCGGCGTTCCTGGAGCCGGACGGCACGGTACGGGGCAGGCCGAGCAGGGCCCCGGGCGGCGGCGTGGGCCCGATGAGCGCGCCCGGCCCGTCGCGGCTCGCCGTCCCCGGGCCCCGGCCCGCGCCGGGCCCCGCGGCCGGACCGGCCACCGGCCCCCGGCCGTCCGCAGGCCCGCGGCCGTCCGCCGCGCCCACCGCCCCGGACGCGCCGCTGCCCGACCACCCCATGCCCGCCCTCACCGCGCACGGGCGTCCGTTCCCCGGCGCGGCGGCCGGGCCCGCTCCGACGGCCTCCGGCAGGTGA
- a CDS encoding peptidoglycan D,D-transpeptidase FtsI family protein gives MTDPKGPRSGNGSGSGSGPKGPGARGTGGRTPGRTPGTPGPKSTGARTPGPKSPGPRGAGATSSGSGAKNSGAKGSGAKPSGTKPSAAKTPPAKTSAAKTSGTPAARRVPRPTPPDGRGGQARAGQATADQARTGQPRGSQARPGQARSGPRPAAQRPAAKRAPSARAPRPRAATLRLGSPRPRLRLVSLALTLILLIFVVRLFQVQAVDAGAYAAKANVNRYVPVKLAAERGAITDRDGVDLATTVDAYDITADPSLLAPDKIKIPDAPQQAAALLAPVLGEDRAVLAKKLATPGSRYVRLARQRTPQVWKQIKDLRKALDAKAAKAPKSKPRPNVLVGIFADKHSKRVYPNKDLASGVLGFVNSEGRGGGGLEARLDKQLAGKDGKLVYAQSGGRRVPTADTQEHPAVPGTDIELTLDRDIQWMAQQAITKQVAESQADRGYVVVQDTKTGEILALANAPGFDPNDISKADPDALGNAALTDAFEPGSTSKLMSMAAVLEEGAATPATRVTVPNRLHRGDRNFSDDIDHPTWHLTLNGVLAKSSNIGTILATEQLGETRKEANQVLYSYLRKFGIGKPTGLGFPGETAGLLAPPQKWSTSQQYTIPFGQGLSLNAVQAASVYSTIANGGERIAPTLVRGSTGPDGRYQAAPKPAKTRVVSEKTARTLATMLESVVDDKEGTGAKAKIDGYRVGGKTGTSNRVDPKTGRYHGYTASFAGFAPADQPRITVYCAVQNPTKGSYFGGQVCGPIYQQVMEFALKTLQVPPSGAQPPRLPVTFKPGE, from the coding sequence ATGACCGACCCCAAGGGCCCCCGCTCCGGTAACGGCTCCGGCTCGGGCTCCGGCCCGAAGGGCCCCGGAGCGAGGGGCACGGGCGGCAGGACGCCCGGCAGGACGCCCGGCACGCCCGGTCCCAAGAGCACTGGCGCGAGAACCCCCGGCCCGAAGAGCCCCGGCCCGCGGGGCGCCGGAGCGACGAGCTCCGGCTCCGGCGCCAAAAATTCCGGCGCCAAAGGCTCCGGTGCCAAGCCGTCCGGCACGAAGCCGTCCGCCGCCAAAACGCCCCCCGCCAAAACATCCGCCGCCAAAACGTCCGGAACCCCGGCCGCACGCCGCGTCCCCCGCCCCACCCCGCCCGACGGCCGCGGCGGCCAGGCACGCGCCGGCCAGGCAACCGCCGACCAGGCCCGCACCGGCCAGCCACGCGGCAGCCAGGCACGCCCGGGCCAGGCCCGCAGCGGTCCGCGCCCGGCCGCCCAGCGCCCCGCAGCCAAGCGCGCCCCGTCCGCCCGCGCCCCGCGCCCCCGCGCCGCCACCCTGCGGCTCGGCAGCCCGCGCCCCCGGCTGCGCCTGGTCTCCCTCGCGCTCACGCTGATCCTGCTGATCTTCGTGGTCCGGCTGTTCCAGGTGCAGGCCGTGGACGCCGGCGCCTACGCCGCCAAGGCCAACGTCAACCGCTACGTCCCGGTCAAGCTGGCCGCCGAGCGCGGCGCGATCACCGACCGGGACGGCGTGGACCTGGCGACCACGGTGGACGCGTACGACATCACCGCCGACCCCAGCCTGCTCGCGCCCGACAAGATCAAGATCCCGGACGCCCCGCAGCAGGCCGCCGCGCTGCTCGCGCCGGTCCTCGGCGAGGACCGGGCCGTGCTCGCCAAGAAGCTCGCCACGCCCGGCTCCCGCTACGTACGGCTCGCCCGGCAGCGCACCCCGCAGGTCTGGAAGCAGATCAAGGACCTGCGCAAGGCGCTGGACGCCAAGGCGGCCAAGGCGCCCAAGAGCAAGCCGCGGCCCAACGTGCTGGTCGGGATCTTCGCGGACAAGCACAGCAAGCGCGTCTACCCGAACAAGGACCTGGCCTCCGGCGTCCTCGGCTTCGTCAACAGCGAGGGCCGGGGCGGCGGCGGCCTGGAGGCCCGCCTCGACAAGCAGCTGGCGGGCAAGGACGGCAAGCTGGTCTACGCCCAGTCCGGCGGCCGCCGCGTCCCCACCGCGGACACCCAGGAGCACCCGGCCGTCCCGGGCACCGACATAGAGCTGACCCTGGACCGCGACATCCAGTGGATGGCCCAGCAGGCCATCACCAAGCAGGTCGCCGAGTCGCAGGCCGACCGGGGCTACGTCGTCGTCCAGGACACCAAGACCGGCGAGATCCTGGCCCTGGCCAACGCGCCCGGCTTCGACCCCAACGACATCTCCAAGGCCGACCCGGACGCGCTGGGCAACGCCGCCCTCACCGACGCCTTCGAACCCGGCTCCACCAGCAAGCTGATGTCGATGGCCGCCGTACTGGAGGAGGGCGCGGCGACCCCCGCCACCCGCGTCACCGTGCCCAACCGGCTGCACCGCGGCGACCGCAACTTCTCGGACGACATCGACCACCCCACCTGGCACCTGACCCTCAACGGCGTCCTGGCCAAGTCCAGCAACATCGGCACCATCCTGGCCACCGAACAGCTCGGCGAGACCCGTAAGGAGGCCAACCAGGTGCTCTACTCCTACCTGCGCAAGTTCGGGATCGGAAAGCCCACCGGGCTCGGCTTCCCGGGCGAGACCGCGGGCCTGCTGGCCCCGCCGCAGAAGTGGAGCACCTCGCAGCAGTACACGATCCCCTTCGGGCAGGGGCTGTCGCTCAACGCGGTCCAGGCCGCCTCGGTCTACTCGACCATCGCCAACGGCGGCGAGCGCATCGCCCCCACGCTCGTACGGGGCAGTACCGGCCCGGACGGCCGGTACCAGGCCGCCCCGAAGCCGGCGAAGACCCGGGTGGTCAGCGAGAAGACCGCCAGGACGCTGGCCACCATGCTCGAATCGGTGGTCGACGACAAGGAGGGCACCGGCGCCAAGGCGAAGATCGACGGATATCGCGTCGGCGGCAAGACCGGCACGTCCAACCGGGTGGACCCCAAAACCGGCCGCTACCACGGCTACACCGCCTCCTTCGCCGGGTTCGCGCCCGCCGACCAGCCCCGTATCACCGTCTACTGCGCCGTCCAGAACCCGACGAAGGGCAGCTACTTCGGCGGCCAGGTATGCGGCCCGATCTACCAGCAGGTCATGGAGTTCGCGCTCAAGACGCTCCAGGTCCCGCCGAGCGGCGCCCAGCCCCCGCGCCTGCCCGTCACCTTCAAGCCAGGCGAATGA
- a CDS encoding UDP-N-acetylmuramoyl-L-alanyl-D-glutamate--2,6-diaminopimelate ligase: protein MTTITPDPGNRSGTRPSLRPEGAAPGTLTAVSHADQSHNAQKDAPGEYPGAPRPERVRATPLADLAEQLGTPVPAAADVAVTGITHDSRAVRPGDVYAALPGARFHGADFANQAADLGAAAVLTDPAGHERAAATGLPVLVVDEPRARMGALAVSIYGDPGQDLLQVGITGTSGKTTTAYLIDGGLRAAAEKSGGGKTGLIGTVESRIGDERLKSERTTPEATDLQALFAVMRERGVRAVTMEVSSHALVLGRVDGCVFDVAIFNNLSPEHMEFHSGMEDYFQAKAQLFTKARSKAGVVNIDDEYGRRLAAGESEVPVTTFSAEGHPDADWRAADVEVGALGSTFTVLGPDGVSVRAAAPIPGPFNVANALAAITALAVAGVDPQTAADGVAAVPGVPGRLERVDAGQKYLAVVDYAHKTDAVESVLRALRKVTEGRIHAVLGCGGDRDPHKRKPMGAAVARLADTAVLTSDNPRGEDPLAILATMLAGAAEVPVHERGTVLVEEERAAAIAAAVARAEPGDTVIVAGKGHEQGQDIAGVVRSFDDRQVLRRAIEASLNSQQPNHQG, encoded by the coding sequence GTGACGACCATCACCCCCGACCCCGGGAACCGTTCCGGGACCCGGCCCTCACTTCGCCCCGAGGGCGCCGCGCCCGGTACGCTCACCGCCGTGTCACACGCTGATCAGTCCCACAACGCCCAGAAGGACGCCCCCGGGGAATACCCGGGAGCGCCCCGCCCAGAGCGGGTCCGCGCCACCCCCCTCGCGGACCTCGCCGAGCAGTTGGGCACCCCGGTGCCGGCCGCGGCCGATGTCGCCGTCACCGGCATCACCCACGACTCCCGGGCCGTGCGCCCCGGTGACGTCTACGCCGCGCTGCCCGGCGCCCGCTTCCACGGCGCCGACTTCGCCAACCAGGCGGCCGACCTCGGCGCCGCGGCGGTCCTGACCGACCCGGCGGGCCACGAGCGCGCCGCCGCCACCGGTCTGCCCGTCCTGGTCGTGGACGAGCCGCGGGCCCGGATGGGCGCGCTGGCCGTCTCGATCTACGGGGACCCGGGCCAGGACCTCCTCCAGGTCGGCATCACCGGCACCTCCGGCAAGACCACCACCGCGTACCTGATCGACGGGGGCCTGCGGGCCGCGGCGGAGAAGTCGGGCGGCGGCAAGACCGGCCTGATCGGCACCGTCGAGTCCCGCATCGGTGACGAGCGCCTGAAGTCCGAGCGCACCACCCCCGAGGCCACCGACCTCCAGGCGCTGTTCGCGGTCATGCGCGAGCGCGGCGTGCGCGCGGTGACCATGGAGGTCTCCAGCCACGCGCTGGTCCTCGGCCGCGTCGACGGCTGCGTCTTCGACGTCGCGATCTTCAACAACCTCAGCCCGGAGCACATGGAGTTCCACTCCGGGATGGAGGACTACTTCCAGGCCAAGGCGCAGCTGTTCACCAAGGCCCGCAGCAAGGCCGGCGTGGTCAACATCGACGACGAGTACGGCAGGCGGCTGGCCGCCGGCGAGTCCGAGGTGCCGGTCACCACGTTCTCCGCCGAGGGCCACCCGGACGCCGACTGGCGCGCCGCCGACGTCGAGGTCGGCGCGCTCGGCTCCACCTTCACCGTGCTGGGCCCCGACGGCGTGTCCGTACGGGCCGCCGCGCCCATCCCGGGCCCCTTCAACGTCGCCAACGCGCTGGCCGCCATCACGGCCCTGGCCGTGGCCGGCGTGGACCCGCAGACCGCCGCCGACGGCGTCGCCGCGGTGCCCGGCGTCCCCGGCCGCCTGGAACGCGTCGACGCGGGCCAGAAGTACCTGGCGGTCGTCGACTACGCCCACAAGACCGACGCGGTCGAATCGGTGCTGCGCGCCCTGCGCAAGGTCACCGAGGGCCGCATCCACGCCGTGCTGGGCTGCGGCGGCGACCGCGACCCGCACAAGCGCAAGCCGATGGGCGCGGCGGTCGCCCGCCTCGCCGACACCGCCGTACTGACCTCCGACAACCCCCGCGGCGAGGACCCCCTCGCGATCCTCGCCACCATGCTCGCGGGCGCCGCCGAGGTGCCCGTCCACGAGCGCGGCACCGTGCTGGTCGAGGAGGAGCGGGCCGCCGCCATCGCGGCCGCCGTGGCCCGCGCCGAGCCCGGCGACACCGTGATCGTCGCGGGCAAGGGCCACGAGCAGGGCCAGGACATCGCCGGAGTGGTCCGCTCCTTCGACGACCGTCAGGTGCTGCGCCGGGCCATCGAGGCTTCGTTGAACTCGCAGCAGCCGAACCACCAGGGATGA
- a CDS encoding UDP-N-acetylmuramoyl-tripeptide--D-alanyl-D-alanine ligase produces the protein MISLSLAEIASIVGGQQHDIPDPDARVTGPVVFDSREVRPGSLFAAFAGERVDGHDYAGRAVEAGATAVLAVRPVGVPAIVVDDVIAALGALARAVVGRLGTSVVGLTGSAGKTSTKDLIGQLLSRSGPTVCPVGNLNNEIGLPVTALRADADTKFLVLEMGARGIGHIRYLAELTPPRIGVVLNVGSAHIGEFGGREQIAQAKGELVEALPTADEGGIAVLNADDPYVRAMASRTKARTVFFGESADAAVRAENVRLTALGQPSFTLHTPSGCSDVTMRLYGEHHVSNALAAAAVAHELGMPVDEIAAALSEAGTLSRWRMEVTERADGVTVVNDAYNANPESMRAALRALVAMGEASKATGGRTWAVLGEMAELGGESLAEHDAVGRLVVRLNVSKLVAVGGREAAWLDMGAKNEGSWGEESVHVSDAQAAIDLLRSELRPGDVVLVKASRSVGLERVAAALLSDDGVEGGAATR, from the coding sequence GTGATCTCCCTGTCCCTCGCCGAGATCGCGAGCATCGTCGGCGGGCAGCAGCACGACATACCGGACCCGGACGCCCGGGTCACCGGCCCCGTCGTGTTCGACTCCCGTGAGGTCCGCCCCGGCAGCCTCTTCGCGGCCTTCGCCGGCGAGCGCGTGGACGGCCACGACTACGCCGGGCGCGCCGTCGAGGCGGGCGCCACGGCGGTCCTCGCCGTCCGTCCCGTCGGCGTCCCCGCGATCGTCGTGGACGACGTGATCGCCGCCCTCGGCGCGCTGGCCCGGGCCGTCGTCGGCCGCCTGGGCACCAGCGTCGTCGGGCTGACCGGCTCGGCCGGCAAGACCAGCACCAAGGACCTGATCGGCCAGCTGCTGTCGCGCAGCGGGCCGACCGTGTGCCCGGTGGGCAACCTCAACAACGAGATCGGGCTGCCGGTGACCGCGCTGCGCGCGGACGCCGACACCAAGTTCCTCGTCCTGGAGATGGGCGCCCGCGGCATCGGCCACATCCGCTACCTGGCGGAGCTGACCCCGCCGCGGATCGGCGTGGTGCTCAACGTCGGCTCCGCGCACATCGGCGAGTTCGGCGGCCGCGAGCAGATCGCCCAGGCCAAGGGCGAGCTGGTCGAGGCGCTGCCCACCGCCGACGAGGGCGGCATCGCCGTACTGAACGCGGACGATCCGTACGTACGGGCCATGGCCTCCCGCACGAAGGCCCGCACGGTCTTCTTCGGCGAGTCCGCTGACGCCGCCGTACGTGCCGAGAATGTCCGGCTCACGGCACTCGGACAGCCCTCCTTCACGCTTCACACACCCTCCGGGTGCAGCGACGTGACCATGCGGCTGTACGGTGAGCACCACGTGTCGAACGCGCTTGCCGCGGCCGCCGTCGCCCATGAGTTGGGCATGCCCGTGGACGAGATCGCCGCCGCGCTCTCCGAAGCCGGCACGCTCTCCCGCTGGCGCATGGAGGTCACCGAGCGCGCGGACGGTGTGACGGTCGTCAACGACGCCTACAACGCGAACCCGGAATCGATGCGGGCGGCGCTTCGCGCGCTCGTGGCGATGGGCGAAGCCTCCAAGGCAACGGGAGGCCGTACGTGGGCGGTGCTCGGTGAGATGGCCGAGCTCGGCGGGGAGTCACTCGCCGAACACGACGCGGTCGGGCGCCTGGTCGTCCGGCTCAACGTCAGCAAGCTCGTGGCGGTCGGCGGCAGGGAAGCGGCCTGGCTCGACATGGGCGCCAAGAACGAGGGTTCGTGGGGTGAGGAGTCGGTGCACGTGTCCGACGCGCAGGCGGCGATCGACCTGTTGCGCAGCGAGCTGCGGCCGGGTGACGTCGTGCTGGTGAAGGCGTCCAGGTCGGTCGGTCTGGAGCGGGTCGCCGCGGCGTTGCTGAGCGACGACGGTGTCGAGGGCGGGGCCGCCACCCGATGA
- the mraY gene encoding phospho-N-acetylmuramoyl-pentapeptide-transferase: MKQILFSGMIGLFLTLIGTPLLIKLLARKGYGQFIRDDGPRDHHSKRGTPTMGGIAFILATLIAYALTKVITSSNPTFSGVLVLFLMAGMGLVGFLDDYIKIVKQRSLGLRAKAKMAGQLIVGIAFAVLSLQFADMRGQTPASDRLSFTQDFGWQIGPVLFVIWALFMILAMSNGVNLTDGLDGLATGASVMVFGAYTFIGIWQYQESCANAISAGPACYEVRDPLDLAVVASALMGSCFGFLWWNTSPAKIFMGDTGSLALGGALAGLAICSRTELLMAVLGGLFVLITMSVVIQVGSFRLTGKRVFRMAPLQHHFELKGWSEVLVVVRFWIIQGMCVIVGLGIFYGGWQAAK, from the coding sequence ATGAAGCAGATCCTCTTCTCCGGAATGATCGGTCTCTTCCTGACGCTGATCGGCACCCCGCTGCTGATCAAGCTGCTGGCCAGGAAGGGCTACGGGCAGTTCATCCGTGACGACGGCCCGCGCGACCACCACAGCAAGCGCGGTACGCCCACCATGGGCGGCATCGCCTTCATCCTGGCCACACTCATCGCGTACGCGCTGACCAAGGTCATCACCAGCAGCAACCCCACCTTCTCCGGTGTGCTGGTGCTGTTCCTGATGGCCGGCATGGGCCTGGTGGGCTTCCTCGACGACTACATCAAGATCGTCAAGCAGCGTTCGCTGGGCCTGCGGGCCAAGGCCAAGATGGCCGGCCAGCTGATCGTCGGCATCGCCTTCGCGGTGCTCTCGCTCCAGTTCGCGGACATGCGCGGCCAGACCCCGGCCTCCGACCGGCTGTCCTTCACCCAGGACTTCGGCTGGCAGATCGGCCCGGTGCTCTTCGTCATCTGGGCGCTGTTCATGATCCTGGCGATGTCCAACGGCGTGAACCTCACCGACGGCCTGGACGGCCTGGCCACCGGCGCCTCGGTGATGGTCTTCGGCGCGTACACCTTCATCGGCATCTGGCAGTACCAGGAGTCCTGCGCCAACGCGATCAGCGCCGGACCCGCCTGCTACGAGGTCCGGGACCCGCTCGACCTGGCGGTCGTCGCCTCGGCCCTGATGGGCTCCTGCTTCGGCTTCCTGTGGTGGAACACCTCGCCCGCCAAGATCTTCATGGGTGACACCGGCTCGCTGGCCCTGGGCGGCGCGCTGGCGGGGCTGGCCATCTGCTCCCGCACGGAGCTGCTCATGGCCGTGCTCGGCGGCCTGTTCGTCCTGATCACCATGTCGGTGGTCATCCAGGTCGGCTCCTTCCGGCTCACCGGCAAGCGGGTCTTCCGGATGGCGCCGCTCCAGCACCACTTCGAACTGAAGGGGTGGTCCGAAGTCCTTGTCGTGGTCCGGTTCTGGATCATCCAGGGCATGTGCGTGATCGTCGGCCTGGGCATCTTCTACGGCGGCTGGCAGGCCGCCAAGTGA
- the murD gene encoding UDP-N-acetylmuramoyl-L-alanine--D-glutamate ligase → MSALDLTGQQVTVAGLGVSGVPAARALAGLGAVVTVVNGGDGERERAQAAPLEELGITVRLGDGDTLPEGTDLVVTTPGWKPTSPLFQAAEAAGVPVWGDVELAWRMRGPDAPPWLAVTGTNGKTTTVRMLAAILEAEGLRTAAVGNIGVPLVDVVLSDEPYDVLAVELSSYQLHWAPSVRAHSATVLNLAPDHLDWHGSMEAYAADKGRIYEGNTVACVYNVADKATEDLVREADVEEGCRAIGFTLGTPGPSQLGVVEGILVDRAFVENRQQQAQELAEVSDVTPAAPHNIANALAAAALARAFGVRPQSVRDGLRAFHPDAHRIEHVADVAGVAYVDDSKATNTHATEASLAAYEHIVWIAGGLAKGATFDELVQKSAGRLRGAVLIGADRGLIREALARHAPDVPVVDLDRTDTGAMSEAVREAARLARPGDTVLLAPACASMDMYLNYNKRGEAFADAVRTLAAQEQ, encoded by the coding sequence GTGAGCGCGTTGGACCTGACCGGACAGCAGGTGACCGTGGCCGGTCTCGGCGTCAGCGGCGTTCCCGCCGCCCGCGCCCTGGCCGGCCTCGGCGCCGTCGTGACCGTCGTCAACGGCGGCGACGGCGAGCGGGAGCGCGCCCAGGCCGCGCCCCTGGAGGAGCTGGGCATCACCGTCCGCCTCGGCGACGGCGACACGCTTCCCGAGGGCACCGACCTGGTCGTCACCACCCCCGGCTGGAAGCCCACCAGCCCGCTCTTCCAGGCCGCCGAGGCGGCCGGCGTCCCGGTGTGGGGCGATGTGGAGCTGGCCTGGCGGATGCGCGGCCCGGACGCTCCGCCCTGGCTCGCGGTCACCGGCACCAACGGCAAGACCACGACCGTACGGATGCTGGCCGCCATCCTGGAGGCCGAGGGACTGCGCACCGCCGCCGTCGGCAACATCGGCGTGCCCCTGGTGGACGTGGTGCTCTCCGACGAGCCGTATGACGTCCTCGCCGTCGAGCTCTCCAGCTACCAGCTGCACTGGGCCCCCTCCGTACGCGCCCACTCCGCCACCGTCCTCAACCTGGCCCCGGACCACCTCGACTGGCACGGCTCCATGGAGGCGTACGCCGCCGACAAGGGCCGCATCTACGAGGGCAACACGGTGGCCTGCGTCTACAACGTCGCCGACAAGGCCACCGAGGACCTGGTGCGCGAGGCCGATGTGGAGGAGGGCTGCCGCGCCATCGGCTTCACCCTCGGCACCCCCGGCCCCTCGCAGCTGGGCGTCGTCGAGGGCATCCTCGTCGACCGCGCCTTCGTCGAGAACCGGCAGCAGCAGGCGCAGGAACTCGCCGAGGTCTCGGACGTGACGCCCGCGGCCCCGCACAACATCGCCAACGCGCTCGCCGCGGCGGCCCTGGCCCGCGCCTTCGGCGTGCGGCCCCAGTCCGTACGGGACGGCCTGCGCGCCTTCCACCCGGACGCGCACCGCATCGAGCACGTCGCGGACGTCGCCGGGGTCGCGTACGTGGACGACTCCAAGGCCACCAACACCCACGCCACCGAGGCATCGTTGGCGGCATACGAACACATCGTCTGGATCGCCGGCGGCCTGGCCAAGGGCGCCACCTTCGACGAGCTCGTACAGAAGTCGGCCGGCCGGCTGCGCGGTGCGGTCCTCATCGGCGCCGACCGGGGGCTCATTCGGGAGGCCCTGGCGCGACACGCCCCCGATGTCCCGGTGGTCGACCTCGACCGGACCGACACTGGGGCGATGTCCGAAGCCGTCCGGGAAGCCGCCCGCCTGGCCCGGCCGGGCGATACCGTCCTGCTGGCCCCGGCCTGCGCCTCGATGGACATGTACCTGAACTACAACAAGCGGGGCGAAGCCTTCGCCGACGCGGTCCGCACGCTGGCCGCTCAGGAACAGTAG